In the genome of Amphiura filiformis chromosome 4, Afil_fr2py, whole genome shotgun sequence, one region contains:
- the LOC140150356 gene encoding uncharacterized protein translates to MSDEVYDVLANHASYSWLCDGCGLPNFHSSFLMDLNELKSNNSFDALTDLCDDSIDSLPTDSNFDSPMKTSSPVRSGHTVTDKSNKRKTMKSKPKTRSLKILNVNCQSVHAKRAGFQYLLQEEEPDIVVGSESWLHSNITSGEVFPSHYNIFRKDRDNNNDSHGGVFVAVKNDLIAQDEQELDQEGCELKWISIHVSGIAPVYIGGFYRSQKTNSDYVRLLENSLEKIPKQSSVWLLGDFNLPDVDWVTNTFKPCGRYPGPSKTMLEIALDHNLQQVVLKPTRDNSILDLCFTNNPAFVNNVDVNPGISDHDIVVIHASIKPKITKLPKRKVYLYKKANFSKITDELDELGAELTEEVVQNLDIDELWNRFTNTIQKSMDVNIPSKMTSSKPSVPWINATMKINIRKKRKLYDKARKTGDFELWDRFKQSRRKIDRQMRTLHREHVHSIGECLETDNTKPFWNYIKSLRRDVFGVSPLNLTGRIASSAKEKAETLNKQFCSVFTREDLSSIPNLGVSAVPDMPNITITTFGVEKLLKNLKINKASGPDNIPARILKECASSVAPILQKIYQKSISSGYYPRTG, encoded by the coding sequence ATGAGCGACGAGGTGTATGACGTTCTTGCCAATCATGCATCTTACTCATGGCTCTGTGATGGCTGCGGATTACCTAATTTTCACTCCTCGTTCCTCATGGACCTAAATGAGCTGAAATCAAACAACAGTTTTGATGCCCTCACCGATTTGTGTGATGATTCCATTGATAGTTTACCTACGGACTCCAACTTTGATAGCCCTATGAAAACTTCTAGCCCTGTTAGAAGTGGACACACTGTGACTGATAAATCAAATAAACGCAAAACAATGAAATCCAAACCTAAAACTCGCTCtctcaaaatattgaatgttAACTGCCAGAGTGTGCATGCAAAACGAGCTGGCTTTCAGTACCTCCTCCAAGAAGAGGAACCTGATATAGTTGTGGGTTCTGAATCATGGCTTCACAGCAATATTACCTCCGGTGAAGTTTTTCCATCTCATTACAATATTTTTCGCAAAGATAGAGACAATAATAATGATAGCCACGGTGGCGTCTTTGTGGCCGTTAAAAATGATCTTATTGCCCAAGACGAACAGGAGCTAGACCAAGAGGGTTGTGAACTGAAGTGGATTAGTATCCATGTTAGTGGCATAGCTCCAGTGTACATTGGAGGATTTTACCGCTCTCAGAAAACAAACTCGGATTACGTCCGCCTTTTGGAAAATTCCTTGGAAAAGATCCCAAAGCAGTCCTCTGTTTGGCTACTAGGTGACTTTAACTTACCAGATGTAGATTGGGTCACAAATACCTTCAAACCGTGTGGTCGTTACCCAGGACCAAGTAAAACCATGTTAGAAATCGCTCTAGACCACAATCTTCAGCAGGTTGTCTTAAAACCAACGAGAGACAATAGTATCCTTGATCTATGTTTTACCAATAATCCGGCTTTTGTCAACAATGTGGATGTAAATCCCGGGATTAGCGACCACGACATAGTCGTCATACATGCTTCTATTAaacccaaaatcacaaaacttccAAAACGGAAAGTGTACCTGTATAAAAAAGCAAATTTCAGTAAAATCACTGATGAACTCGATGAACTTGGTGCTGAATTAACTGAAGAAGTTGTCCAGAACTTGGACATCGATGAGCTCTGGAATCGCTTTACAAACACTATCCAAAAATCAATGGATGTTAATATACCATCCAAAATGACTTCATCCAAACCAAGTGTTCCTTGGATAAATGCCACCATGAAAATAAATATCAGGAAAAAACGCAAGCTTTATGACAAGGCTAGAAAAACTGGTGATTTTGAACTCTGGGACAGATTTAAACAATCAAGACGCAAAATTGACAGACAAATGAGGACACTGCATCGGGAACATGTCCATAGTATTGGTGAATGTCTTGAAACTGATAACACCAAACCCTTCTGGAATTATATAAAATCCCTCCGTAGGGATGTTTTTGGCGTTTCCCCCCTAAATTTGACGGGTCGTATAGCATCTAGTGCCAAAGAGAAGGCAGAGACCCTAAACAAGCAATTTTGCTCGGTCTTCACTAGAGAAGACCTTTCTTCTATTCCAAATCTTGGAGTTAGTGCTGTACCAGATATGCCAAACATCACTATCACTACATTTGGAGTTGAAAAACTGCTCAAGAACCTGAAAATCAATAAAGCGTCAGGTCCTGACAACATTCCAGCTAGGATATTAAAGGAATGTGCTTCAAGTGTGGCACCCATTCTTCAGAAAATTTACCAAAAATCCATCTCTTCAGGGTATTACCCCAGGACTGGCTGA